GTCGAATATGAGAGTAGAAAAGGATTCGATGGGTGAGATGATGGTGCCCGAGCACGCCATGTATGGCGCTTCAACGGCGCGTGCAGTGGAGAATTTTCCTGTTTCTGATCTGCGTTTCCCGCGCGAATTTATCCGTGCACTTGGCCGCATTAAGCAGGCATCGGCCACAGCTAACAGTGCACTGGGTAAACTCGCTGCAGATCAGGCTGAGTTGATTGTTCGTGCCTCTGCTGAGGTGGTAGAGGGAACATGGGATGAGGAGTTTGTCGTTGATATCTTCCAGACCGGTTCCGGCACCTCAACCAATATGAATGCCAATGAGGTGATCGCCCATCGCTGTGCCCAGATCGATGAGAGCATCTCCGTACACCCCAATGATCATGTCAATATGGGGCAGTCTTCCAATGATGTAATTCCTACTGCGATCCATCTGGCCGCAGCCGATCTGCTGGTGCATGAGCTTCTGCCTGCACTTCGTTACCTGCACAGTGCGCTGGAGTTAAAGGCTACTGAAACCATGGATGCCGTGAAGATAGGGCGCACCCATCTGATGGATGCTACACCGATTACGCTGGGTCAGGAGATCTCCGGCTGGGCACGTCAGATCGAACTGGGTATTAAACGGCTTGAATCCACCTTACCAAGAGTCACCGAGCTGGCTCAGGGTGGTACAGCGGTTGGTACAGGGCTGAATACACATCCGAAGTTCGGTGCAAAAGTGGCTGCTGAACTCTCCAAAAGTTACGGTATCGAGTTCCATGAAGCCGCCAACCATTTCGAGGCACAGGCAGCTCAGGATGCTGCTGTTGAGCTCTCAGGACAGCTGAAGACGGTGGCTGTCTCTCTGGTCAAGATTGCCAACGATGTGCGTCTGCTCAATGCCGGCCCACGCTGTGGCATTGGTGAAATCACCGTGCCTTCTGTGCAGCCCGGTTCATCGATTATGCCGGGTAAAGTCAATCCGGTGATTGCCGAATCTCTGGCTCAGGTCTGTGCACAGGTGATCGGTAATGATGCAGCCATCGCTTTTGGGGGTGCATCAGGCCTGCTCGATCTGAATGTGATGTTGCCGATGATGGCGCATAACCTGCTCGAATCAGAGCGTCTGCTGGCCTCTGCCTCGCGTATGTTTACCGATAAATGCATCAACGGGCTTGTGGCAAACAGAGAGCGTTGTGCAGAGCAGATTGAGTGGAGCATGAGTATGGTCACCTCACTGGCACCGGTGATTGGATATGACAGGGCATCACAGATTGCCAAGCAGGCGGTGAGTGAAGGTAAAACCGTGCGTCAGGTATGTCTGGATGAATCGATCCTTGATGCCGATGAACTTGACCGCCTGCTTGATCCGCTCACTATGTTAAAACCGCAGGCATAAACTAGGAATCCATGGAAGGATGAAACTATGACGCTGACGATTGCAGATATTATAACGCACAATGTGATCACGGTTTCACCTGAAACCACACTGAGTGCAGCTGCACATCTGATGGCCAGCCATAAAATCAGCTGTCTGGTGGTTGTCACCGATGCAGGCAAACCCAGTGGCATTATCACTGAAAGTGATCTGGTACATGCTGGTAGTCAGCAGCGGGATGTGGATAAGACACTGGTCTCTGAGATGATCAAGCACGATCCGGTAACTGTGGAGAGTAACCAGAACGTCTACGAAGCCTTTGATTTTCTTGCTGAGCACCATATTCGACACCTTCTGGTGGTGAATAAGCATGGAAAGCTTGAAGGGCTGGTCACCTTCACCGATATTCTCAGAGCAGTCTCCTATGATGATTTCCTGAAAGCCAAACCGGTTGCCGATGCAATGAGCCGTAATGTGGCGACCGTAGAATCTGAAGCCAGTCTGCTTGATGCGCTCTCCTTGATGCATGATCGCTCGATCAGTTGTGTGGTCATCAGTAGTGGCGACAGAGCAGTTGGGATATTTACCGAGCGCGATGCAGCCAGACTGGTGGCTGAACGCGTTGACCTTGCTGAGATTACTGTCTCTGAGGTGATGACATCACCGATCAAAACGATGCTAGGAAGCGCCTCTCTTCTGGAGGCTTCTGTGACCATGCGCGAATCAGGTATTCGGCGCATGGTGATTGTCGATGATGAGGGTAAACCTGCGGGCATTTTGACCCAGTTTGATGTAATTCGTGGTCTTGAAGGTGATCGCATTCAACGTTTTAAACAGCTTTATGAGCAGGCTGAAGAGAAGCTGGTTGAGAGCCAGAAGCTACTGGCCCTGAAATCTGAACTGGAGCGCATCGTTGCCGTTTCTCCGGCTATTTTGTACCGCTGTGAATGGCGGCAGGTGGAGGGCGAAGGTACGTTTGTACCGACCTATTTCAGTCCCCAGATGCAGGATGTTCTGGGTTACTCCCCCTGCACATTTATTGAGACGCCGTGGTGGAAGGAGCATGTGCACCCTGATGATCTCCCCGCTGTAGAAGAATGCCTGAATCGTGTTGTTGAGAAGGGAGAGACTGATTTAACCTATCGGGTGCGAGCGCACTCAGGCGATTGGATGCTGATCCTGGATCATGCACGTGTGATTAAAGATTCGCACGGAGTACCTGTCGAGATGGTGGGTTCGTGGCTGGATGTTACAGGTCGCAGGCAGGTTGAACGCAAGTTGAGTGATACTGAACAGCGCTATAGTAGTCTGTTCAATGAGGCTCGGGATATGATGCATATTGTAGATGTCGATGGCCGCATTATAGATGTGAATCAGATGGAACTCGATACGTTGGGTTATACCCGGGAAGAGATGATTGGCATGCCCGTGATGGAGCTTATTTGCCTCGAATTCCAGGAGGAAACAAGCAAGCGCATCAAAGGTGTGTTTGCAGGGGAACTCCACCCTCTGGCGGAGACAGCACTGCGTAAAAAGGATGGCGGTTGCATTGATGTCGAAGTCTCAGCCACGCCACAGTATGATGCTGATGGTGTTATTATTGCAGGTCGAGCGATTATCAGGGACATCTCCGAGCGTAAGCAGGCCGAGAAGGCTTTACTCACAAGCCGTGCTCGACTGGATTTTGCCCTGCAGGGTGCCGATGATGGTTTGTGGGACTGGAATCTGGAAACCAATGGGGTCTATTACTCGCCTCGCTGGAAGGCCATGCTTGGCTATAAGGAAGATGAACTGGGTAACACGCTGGATGTGTGGGCAAAACTCGTTGATCCGGCTCAGAAGGAAGAAGTACTAAGCCATGCCCAAGCCTATATCGACGGAAAATCGTCCAAGTATGAAGTCGAATTTCGCATGCGCCACAAAGACGGACACTGGGTAGATATCCTGGCGCGCGCCAGATTGGCGGTAGATGCTGATGGCAAGCCGCTTACCCCTCCCCGCCTTGTGGGAACCCATGTCGATATCAGCGAGCGTAAAGCTGCAGAGAATAAACTGAAAGCATCAGAAGAGAAGTATCGCAAGATGATAGAGTCATCCTATGATGCGGTATTTGTAGCAGAGACCGAAACCGGTATTTTGATTGATGCCAATGAACAGGCTGAAAAAATGCTTGGTTTGCCGCGTAACCAGATTATCGGTATGCATCAATCAGAGCTTCATCCTCCCGAAGAGAAAGAGAGATATAAGCAGATATTTATTGATAATGTCCAAGATGACAGGGCCTTTATGCCTGATCTGCTGGTGCGCCGAGCCGATGGTAGGGATGTGCCGGTAGATATCAGCGCCAATATCACTGCGGTCAATGGTAAAGGCATTGTTCAGGCTGTTTTCCGTGATATCAGTGAACGCAAAACAGCAGAGATCAAGTTGAAAGCATCAGAAGAGAAGTATCGCAGGATGGTTGAATCATCCAATGATGCAATATTCGTCGGTGATGTAGAGACCGGTATCCTGATTGATGTGAATGAACGCGCAGAGAAGATGCTGGGTCTGCCACGTGAGAAGATCATCGGCATGCATCAGGGACAACTACATCCGCCTGAAGAGCTTGAGCATTATAAGAAGGTATTTGCTGATCATGCTCATGAAGAGCGTTCATTTATTCCTGATGTGGTGGTGCGCCGCGCTGATGGTAAAGATGTGCCGGTTGATATCAGTACCAATAAGACTGAAATAAATGGCAGACCTGTACTGCAGGGTGTTTTTAGAGACATTACGGAGAGAAAGTTGGCTGAGCAGAAGGTCGCTAAAACTGCAGAACGAATGCAACGTATTCTTGATGCGGATTTTGATGCGGTAGTGGTGCATCAGCATCAGAAGGTGGTATTTGCCAACAGGGCGGCACTGGAGATGTTTGGAGTGCCGTCAATTGATGCTGCCATCGGTAGTGATGCCCGTGATTATGCCAGTAAACGATTCAGACGTTTTTATGAAATGGCGGATAGACGGGCACACCGTTTTAAGATGCCTATAGGCCCTTCTGAAATCGAAGGGCTCCGTAAAAGTGATGGCAAAGTATTTCCGATTGAAGTAATTGCTACGGCTATGGAGTGGGAAGGTGGGCCTGCCACGGTGACAGTTATCCGTGATATCACCGAAAGAAGAGAGGCGCAGCAGCAATTGACCTTGGCGCTTAAGCAGGCTGAAAGCGAACGTAGCTCCTTACATGCGATATTGAATAACCTGCCATTCCTTGCCTGGCTGAAGGATGAACAGGGGAACTATCTTGCAGCCAATGAAAATTTT
The DNA window shown above is from Mariprofundus sp. NF and carries:
- a CDS encoding PAS domain S-box protein — protein: MTLTIADIITHNVITVSPETTLSAAAHLMASHKISCLVVVTDAGKPSGIITESDLVHAGSQQRDVDKTLVSEMIKHDPVTVESNQNVYEAFDFLAEHHIRHLLVVNKHGKLEGLVTFTDILRAVSYDDFLKAKPVADAMSRNVATVESEASLLDALSLMHDRSISCVVISSGDRAVGIFTERDAARLVAERVDLAEITVSEVMTSPIKTMLGSASLLEASVTMRESGIRRMVIVDDEGKPAGILTQFDVIRGLEGDRIQRFKQLYEQAEEKLVESQKLLALKSELERIVAVSPAILYRCEWRQVEGEGTFVPTYFSPQMQDVLGYSPCTFIETPWWKEHVHPDDLPAVEECLNRVVEKGETDLTYRVRAHSGDWMLILDHARVIKDSHGVPVEMVGSWLDVTGRRQVERKLSDTEQRYSSLFNEARDMMHIVDVDGRIIDVNQMELDTLGYTREEMIGMPVMELICLEFQEETSKRIKGVFAGELHPLAETALRKKDGGCIDVEVSATPQYDADGVIIAGRAIIRDISERKQAEKALLTSRARLDFALQGADDGLWDWNLETNGVYYSPRWKAMLGYKEDELGNTLDVWAKLVDPAQKEEVLSHAQAYIDGKSSKYEVEFRMRHKDGHWVDILARARLAVDADGKPLTPPRLVGTHVDISERKAAENKLKASEEKYRKMIESSYDAVFVAETETGILIDANEQAEKMLGLPRNQIIGMHQSELHPPEEKERYKQIFIDNVQDDRAFMPDLLVRRADGRDVPVDISANITAVNGKGIVQAVFRDISERKTAEIKLKASEEKYRRMVESSNDAIFVGDVETGILIDVNERAEKMLGLPREKIIGMHQGQLHPPEELEHYKKVFADHAHEERSFIPDVVVRRADGKDVPVDISTNKTEINGRPVLQGVFRDITERKLAEQKVAKTAERMQRILDADFDAVVVHQHQKVVFANRAALEMFGVPSIDAAIGSDARDYASKRFRRFYEMADRRAHRFKMPIGPSEIEGLRKSDGKVFPIEVIATAMEWEGGPATVTVIRDITERREAQQQLTLALKQAESERSSLHAILNNLPFLAWLKDEQGNYLAANENFARACGMASAESLVGKTDMDAWPQELALGYQSDDRDVMARGEPKQVEELVKVDGELRWYETFKSPVFDAEGNVVGTAGIARDITGRLEQDEKMRLLTSAIGSVSESIIITDAEGTIQYVNPGFTKNTGFSIGDAIGNTPAILNSKQQPKGFYQQFWQTIKDGKPWVGRILDRKKDGTIFPVHLSVAPIFNDQQEITHFVAVHEDLSEAESMQKQVMQSQKMEAVGTMVGGVAHDFNNLLASIVGNLYLMRNHHKDDARTVARIRSMESSMQHGAQLIQQMLTFARKDRTDMHAMDLKVFMKEAHKLAHASVPENISFRLDYPRSDEMWIKGDAGQLQQVLLNLVTNAQHAVSGCEKPEIEVKLAVVRPESDSRLVARFPEMANEEAWCCLSCSDNGCGMNAGLLERVFEPFFTTKPVGEGTGLGLSMVYGAVQNHRGFIDLQSEPDKGTQVSIYLPLYSAEPVEIRGHDEAVVDGAGFTILLVDDEESLRQVLAEVLRHSGFSVLQAADGEQAVEVFETQQSEIDLVLMDVVMPNKGGVTAAKEIRDIDATVPIIFQTGYGEATQLEAAASISHSDAIQKPVEIPLLMELIMRRVSR
- a CDS encoding aspartate ammonia-lyase, yielding MSNMRVEKDSMGEMMVPEHAMYGASTARAVENFPVSDLRFPREFIRALGRIKQASATANSALGKLAADQAELIVRASAEVVEGTWDEEFVVDIFQTGSGTSTNMNANEVIAHRCAQIDESISVHPNDHVNMGQSSNDVIPTAIHLAAADLLVHELLPALRYLHSALELKATETMDAVKIGRTHLMDATPITLGQEISGWARQIELGIKRLESTLPRVTELAQGGTAVGTGLNTHPKFGAKVAAELSKSYGIEFHEAANHFEAQAAQDAAVELSGQLKTVAVSLVKIANDVRLLNAGPRCGIGEITVPSVQPGSSIMPGKVNPVIAESLAQVCAQVIGNDAAIAFGGASGLLDLNVMLPMMAHNLLESERLLASASRMFTDKCINGLVANRERCAEQIEWSMSMVTSLAPVIGYDRASQIAKQAVSEGKTVRQVCLDESILDADELDRLLDPLTMLKPQA